A stretch of DNA from Bacillus alveayuensis:
GAAACGTTGAAAAACATCTTTCAAACAAAAACTTTCGATGAGTGGCAGCAAGTATTCCTGAATGTTGAAGCATGTGCCGAACCAGTTTTGACATTCGCTGAAAGTTGTGAACATCCGCAATTCGTTGAACGGAAAATGATTGTTGACGTACCTGATTTAAATGGAGGCTACCAAAAGCAAATCGCATGCCCAATTAAGACAACAGTTTTCAAACCTGAATATAAACATATAGGTCTAAATCCCGGGGAAAGCAACAAAGAAGTATTCAAAAAGCTACAAAAAGATGGAATCATAAAGAAATAAAATGCTCAAAAAACCCTATAAGTTTAATTAATTACTTATAGGGTAGGAGTTTTATAAAAAGAAGACTATAAATATATTATGTAAACTAAAAACAACTATAATATTCGCATATCCACTGAAAAGATGTTCATTTCATTAAACGGAAAAACTGACCAAAAATGATGGATGAAATATTCAGTACGTAATATTTATATTAAGTTAATAAAAATCAATTTGCTTAATCTATTTTTGTCTTGATCTTTCTTGTCTTGATCTTTCTTGTCTCAAACACATAAGTATACTTAATAATTGAGACCATTAATCATGGTCATTTTATAACTTCCTATAATATATATTATGTAAACTTATAAATTTCCCCAAATTTTTAAGGGTTTCTTCCCTCTCCTTGTATTGATGAATGACACAAATAACGTATTGTCGAATGACACAAATAACGTATTGTCGAATGACACAAATAACCAAACATAAATGATACAAAAGTCTAGACACTGGCGACAGAGATTTTCTTGGATATTTTACGTAAGAATGAGATCTTTTTAATTTTAAATAGGGCTCTCCCCAGATGATCTTTATCTGTTTTCCAGAAGAAAGCCTCCCTGCTTTCTCCCCATTTCCTCCGATCCTTACCCCTCTTTTATAATGTGATCAAAAAATAATACCCAAACAATAGTGTGAAAAGCAACATTAACATTGCTAAAAATAAAACAAGAGGACGAGATGAGCGAAACGCCTGTGCATTAATTTGTTTTGCTTTCATAAAATAGCCAATTGTCGAAAAGATAATTGTACATATTCCCGTAATCACTGATAATATGCCGATAATTTCCACCGCCGAATTTGACAAAGTACTGTCGGATGATTTGATATGCATGTTTATAATCAAAAAACCGATCCCTGTAATCGCAATCGCAGTCCGGATCCATGCTAAAAACGTTCGCTCATTAGCTAAATGTTGTTGAATATTTTTGGAATCCTCTGAGATGGTATGCGTTTTTTCCTTCACTTCTCTATACACCTTTCTAATTTATTTATACAATAAATAATCCCCTACCAGTAAACAATATCAGTCTTTACGTGTTTCTGTCTACTATAGGGGATCATGTCATCAATATTTTGAATATGTTGCTTTTGGTTCAATATCACCAATTATTTATTTGCATTCATCAATACAACGTATTAACCTTTTTTCAATGTCCTCCGCTAAGTTTTTCAATTCTTCATGATTCATCATGCTGATCAACATGGTTGGTTTTGGCATGCCAACTTTTGTTGTTTCATTTTCTTTATACACCACGATTTTGCATGGCAAAAGATAGCCTGCTAATAAGTTTTCAGAAAGCACACGAGCTGCCTCTTGCGGATTACATACCTCCAAAATCACAAATGGAGTTGGAAAATTGAATCCTTTTTCTTGAAGTTTTTCCGTTATACTAAACTGCCATAAAACTCCAAATCCTTCTTTTTTCAAGCTTTCTTCCAACATTTTTATCGTTTCGTTCATTCCCTTTTCTACTTCAATCGTATAATGAAACATCTTCATTCAACCACCCTTCTTCCAATAGTACCTCTGTTATTTTGTATGCAAGCCTAAACAAGAATACATAATGGCCATTATATTATGTAAACTAAATAAAAATTATATACGTTATTGCCAACTATCCTTGTTCTCTGTTTGTAGGGACTTGCTTAATAAAAATGAAGTAAATGTATGTTCTTGTAAAAGAACCACCTAGTGTAATCATAACATATTTGTCCTTCCTTCTCATCCCATTCACCTTTACTCAATCAAATGTATAAACATTTTCTTCCTTGCATATAGGAAAAATCCTTTTTGTATGCCGTGGTATATACCTGCAACGACGAGGAAGTGCAAAAGTATTTCAGGATTTTTCATGACTCCACCAACATCTTTTGCCATTGCAACGATGTATAGAAATGCCAAAGTGGTTCCAACAATGGATGGAACAAAGAATATAGTTGTGATCTCCTTTGAAATCATTCGTTTTGTTTCCTTTGCGGTAATCCCTATTTTATAAAGTTTCTTATATTTGTCTTTTTCCATATCAATGTCTGAAAATAGATTTAGATATAAGAGAATAAATGAACCAAAGAAGAAAATAATACTTAAAAAAGTAGTGACGAAGAATAATATGCCATTAGAATTTTTGTTGTTTTGATAATCTTCCACTTTGGAGGCAACCCTCTCTACCCTTCCATCCGTAATTGGTGATGGATGTTCATTGTACCTTTTTAAAGTCTTGTCAAGCTTCTTGACAGTGTTGGCTGTTTTTTTCCAATCAGCTACATTAATTAAATGAATTTTTGATTCAAAACCATCTAAATTTTCTTTTATCCATTCAAATTCGGAATTGCTTACAACTATAAAATCGTCAAGATCATGTAGGTTATTGATGTGTTTTTCAATTATTGTGCTCTTCAGTGTATAAGCCGTATTCCCTTTTTTGAATGGAAGAATAAGATTTTGGTCATCCATACTGCTGCTTAAATTTTCCGGATTTTCATTAACATAATATAAAAACTCTTTATCCTCTAATTTCATCTGACTTGAAGTTAATTTATTAAAATGGTCAACTGGCATAAAAACATAGACGTATGGCCAATCACGAAATGAATATTTTTGATAATAGTAATATATCGGTATGACCAAATGTTTTTGAACCGGATTTTCTTTTTCGTCAATGATCGAGTACAATTCTTCTAAAGACAAGTTATTTTTATTTTCAGCTTGGAGAAATGCTATATCATAAGGATTTTCATCCATCGCTTGCCTTTCGGTTAACATGTAGGTGAACAATATAATGGTACTATACAAAATGGTTACCATGATCATCGCTGTAACGAGCATCAATATAGAAGTCAGTTTTTTAAATTTGTAATCCAAACTCGTCAAAAATAATAATCGGCGATAATAATATGATTTGTTATTTTTGGCTAGCTCGATAAAAAAACTAGTAAACTGATTTAGACTAATGTAAAGACCAATGAATGTTGCAATTGCCCAAAGAAGCAAGTATTCACCACCCGCAACAGGATCTGTATATGTATAATAAAGACCGGCCACGGATCCAATGACAATTGCCAGCCCTAAACCGCCAATTAGCGGATTTTTCATCTTTATTGTCTCTTTGACCTTGTTGCTTTTTAAACTATGTATGGCATTACTTTTAAGGATCAGGAAGAGTGATTTCCCAACTGCAATAGAAAATACGATGAAAAAGGTAATAATTGAATATAGGAACATTTTGCTGTTTAAATGAAAGGGAACGTCATGTAATCCCACACTATTCATTAATAGTAAAAAGAAGATTCTGGAAAATATTATTCCTGACGAGATACCGGAAAAGATCGAAAGGAGGGCAATGGCCCCATTTTCCATAAGCAACAATTTGCATAGATCACGATTGGACATTCCTAATATCATGAAGAGCCCGAACTCGCTTCTTCTTCTTTTTATAAAAATATTGTGGGCATAGCTAATGAAAAAAACGGTAAAAACAACAAGAGCAACGGCTGGAACTGTTAACACATATTGAATGGATTCTAGCTCCTTCACTTGGACTACTCGGTTGTTGAAATATACAGTCGAAAACATAAAGAAAAACATCACGGTAAAACTATTGCATAGGAAGTAAAATATGTATTTTTTATAATGAACCTTTGCCATTTTCCACACAATTTGATTAAAAGACATGAGTTCTCCCTCCTAAGACAGCAAGGTTATCGATAATTTGATTGAGGAACTCTTTCCTAGTGCCTTTTTTTACGATATAGGAATGGATAAGACCGTCTTTAATGAAGACAACTTTGTTGCAGTAGCTGGCAGCGAAAATATCGTGTGTAACAAGGAGAACGGTTGTCGATAACTCGTGAACGATTTTTTCAAAACATTCCATAATGACTGCTGACGACTTCGAATCTAAATTTCCTGTTGGTTCATCGGCAAAAATGATGCTGGGATCATTTACTAGTGCTCGGCTAACGGCAGCTCTTTGTTGCTGCCCGCCTGATATATTATAGGGATATTTGTCGAGGATATTTTCGATTTCGAAGAGCTTTCCAAGATGCTGAACTTTTGATTCCATTTCAGCTGCTTTTTTCTTTTCGAGCACCATTGGGAGAATGATATTTTCTTTTACCGTTAAGCTGTCTAAAAGATTAAATTCTTGAAAAACAAAGCCTAATTGTCTACGGCGAAATAGAGCTAACTGTTCACCAGTCATTTCACTTATTTTTTGGCCTGCAACGGTAACTTCACCTGAGGTTGGCTTATCAATTCCGCTCAAAATATTCAGCAAAGTTGTTTTCCCGCTCCCGGAAGGTCCCATAATGGCAATAAACTCCCCTTTTTGAATGGAGAGGCTCACACCGCCCAATGCAGTTGTTGAAGCTTCTCCACCATACTCTCCGTATATTTTAACAATATTGTTTGCATCTAAAATGACCATTCGATTTTCTCCTTTCATGAATGGCAGGACATGTTTAAACGAATCTTATTAACACTGCCTATTATCTTTAAGCATCATCATAAAAAATAAAGAGGTTTTCATCCATCGTATTCGCTAAAAATTCCTTACATTTTTGTAAGGTGTGCCTGTTTATTGTTATTACGAAATCAATACCCTTTTATTTATTTGATTTATGTTTCTCCATTCCCCTCACCCATCGAATGGTTACCGTCGTTCCTTTTGAAACTTTGGATTGTATGGTAATGGTTTGACCGAGTTTGTCAGCAATTTTTTTGCATAGGTAGAGCCCAATTCCTGTTGAATTGGGAAATTTTCTCCCGTTTTCTCCTGTGAAAAATGGCTGAAATACTCTATCAAGATCATAGGGAGGTATGCCAACCCCTTCATCTGTTATGGATAAAGATGTATAGTTTCCATTTTCTTCAATCCTGAAGATAAGGTTTTTCCTTCCCCTTTTCGTGCTTGAGTATTTAATTGCGTTGGAAACAATTTGATCTAATAAAATTTCGTTCCACTTGGGGTCAGTGACAACATAAGCGTACTTGCCTTCAAATTCGATGGAAGGAAATACGGATTGATAAATAAATTCCCTTTTTCGCCCGTTTATTACTTTTCTCAAAGACGAGAGTAAATCCACAGATTTTACTTCCAAGTCATTTTCGAAGCTCTCCAATCTGATCATTGTTAAACCTTGTTCTATTGAGGTATGGAGACGTTTGTTTTCTTGAAGAATTTTATCAAAAACATCAGCTGTTTCATTTGTTTTT
This window harbors:
- a CDS encoding putative ABC transport system ATP-binding protein (product_source=KO:K02003; cath_funfam=3.40.50.300; cog=COG1136; ko=KO:K02003; pfam=PF00005; smart=SM00382; superfamily=52540); the encoded protein is MVILDANNIVKIYGEYGGEASTTALGGVSLSIQKGEFIAIMGPSGSGKTTLLNILSGIDKPTSGEVTVAGQKISEMTGEQLALFRRRQLGFVFQEFNLLDSLTVKENIILPMVLEKKKAAEMESKVQHLGKLFEIENILDKYPYNISGGQQQRAAVSRALVNDPSIIFADEPTGNLDSKSSAVIMECFEKIVHELSTTVLLVTHDIFAASYCNKVVFIKDGLIHSYIVKKGTRKEFLNQIIDNLAVLGGRTHVF
- a CDS encoding ABC-type antimicrobial peptide transport system permease subunit (product_source=COG0577; cath_funfam=1.10.287.90; cog=COG0577; pfam=PF02687; superfamily=81324; transmembrane_helix_parts=Inside_1_18,TMhelix_19_38,Outside_39_52,TMhelix_53_75,Inside_76_110,TMhelix_111_133,Outside_134_152,TMhelix_153_175,Inside_176_195,TMhelix_196_218,Outside_219_227,TMhelix_228_250,Inside_251_280,TMhelix_281_303,Outside_304_523,TMhelix_524_546,Inside_547_576,TMhelix_577_599,Outside_600_611,TMhelix_612_634,Inside_635_644), which gives rise to MSFNQIVWKMAKVHYKKYIFYFLCNSFTVMFFFMFSTVYFNNRVVQVKELESIQYVLTVPAVALVVFTVFFISYAHNIFIKRRRSEFGLFMILGMSNRDLCKLLLMENGAIALLSIFSGISSGIIFSRIFFLLLMNSVGLHDVPFHLNSKMFLYSIITFFIVFSIAVGKSLFLILKSNAIHSLKSNKVKETIKMKNPLIGGLGLAIVIGSVAGLYYTYTDPVAGGEYLLLWAIATFIGLYISLNQFTSFFIELAKNNKSYYYRRLLFLTSLDYKFKKLTSILMLVTAMIMVTILYSTIILFTYMLTERQAMDENPYDIAFLQAENKNNLSLEELYSIIDEKENPVQKHLVIPIYYYYQKYSFRDWPYVYVFMPVDHFNKLTSSQMKLEDKEFLYYVNENPENLSSSMDDQNLILPFKKGNTAYTLKSTIIEKHINNLHDLDDFIVVSNSEFEWIKENLDGFESKIHLINVADWKKTANTVKKLDKTLKRYNEHPSPITDGRVERVASKVEDYQNNKNSNGILFFVTTFLSIIFFFGSFILLYLNLFSDIDMEKDKYKKLYKIGITAKETKRMISKEITTIFFVPSIVGTTLAFLYIVAMAKDVGGVMKNPEILLHFLVVAGIYHGIQKGFFLYARKKMFIHLIE
- a CDS encoding putative membrane protein (product_source=KO:K00389; cog=COG2149; ko=KO:K00389; pfam=PF02656; superfamily=103473; transmembrane_helix_parts=Inside_1_24,TMhelix_25_47,Outside_48_56,TMhelix_57_79,Inside_80_98,TMhelix_99_121,Outside_122_122); the encoded protein is MKEKTHTISEDSKNIQQHLANERTFLAWIRTAIAITGIGFLIINMHIKSSDSTLSNSAVEIIGILSVITGICTIIFSTIGYFMKAKQINAQAFRSSRPLVLFLAMLMLLFTLLFGYYFLITL
- a CDS encoding uncharacterized protein (DUF302 family) (product_source=COG3439; cath_funfam=3.30.310.70; cog=COG3439; pfam=PF03625; superfamily=103247) encodes the protein MKMFHYTIEVEKGMNETIKMLEESLKKEGFGVLWQFSITEKLQEKGFNFPTPFVILEVCNPQEAARVLSENLLAGYLLPCKIVVYKENETTKVGMPKPTMLISMMNHEELKNLAEDIEKRLIRCIDECK
- a CDS encoding signal transduction histidine kinase (product_source=COG0642; cath_funfam=3.30.565.10; cog=COG0642; pfam=PF02518; smart=SM00387; superfamily=55874), whose translation is MSKEEKTNETADVFDKILQENKRLHTSIEQGLTMIRLESFENDLEVKSVDLLSSLRKVINGRKREFIYQSVFPSIEFEGKYAYVVTDPKWNEILLDQIVSNAIKYSSTKRGRKNLIFRIEENGNYTSLSITDEGVGIPPYDLDRVFQPFFTGENGRKFPNSTGIGLYLCKKIADKLGQTITIQSKVSKGTTVTIRWVRGMEKHKSNK